In the genome of Anaerolineaceae bacterium oral taxon 439, the window CAAAGCGATTGAACTAAGCGCAACCAACGTCGACAGCGCCAGCCTGTTGGTCATCCCGATGCCCTGTATATCCTGATAGTTTACGATGTAATCCTTTGTGGTCGTGTTGATAGCGCCGCTGATCCGATTTCCGTTCGCTTTCAGGAAGCTGAAAGCAGTGTTTGAAGCTTCCCGACACTCCCGATCCGAGCCGAGGCCAGTGCGATCAAACTTGCCATTACCCGGAAGCATCTGAGATTCCAGACGGAACACTCCAATCATACCGGACTTTCCACGGGATACGGTATATACCTGTCCCGAATTGCACATCCCCTCCGGTATCAGCTTTCCGCCGCCCTGTTCCAGAACGGAAACATAGTGTTCCTCAAATGACTCGTTATCGATATAGGAGAAGTTCACATCGTAGAACTCCATGCCGCCCAGCTTTTTCATCTGCTCCTTGACGCGGCGGCGCATCTCCAGCGCCATTGTCAGAATCTCTTCGCTCTGGTTCGGGCAGAATGCCTCGTTATAATTCAGGCAGGCATAGGTGGCATCCGGCCACTCCTCCGTCATCTGCCCAAACGGCACTTTAAAAATAACAGGCGTACTGGCCCCCACCCCTGCCTCCAGGAAGAGCACATGCTCCCCATCGATCTTTTTCAAAAATTCCGCATAAGCGGCAGACGTATGATACCATCCTTTATCCTCCACAAAGCTGTCTTCTTTCCACTGCTGCGACCGGGCATACCTCCATACAGTTCCCACAATGCAGGCAGTGTTCCTGTTCGATTACATGAGGGATACTGTCGGTAATAATGCAGTTCTGAGGGCAGACCGCCGCGCACCTTCCGCAGCCAATACAGGTATCGGTAATAAAAAATCCTTCCTGCTTCTTTTCGGTGCCGCCAAACGTGAAAGACGCTCTCTCAATCGGTTTCTTTGACAGATCGAACCATTCGCCTGTACCTTCATATATCTGGAACGCCGACAGTGCATGCATGGATTCTTCCGTCGGATAGATCTCGTGCATGTATGGATTCTTTTCAAAGAGTTCCGGGATCTTGTCATAGCCGAGCTCCCGAACTTTACCACGAACAGACACCGCCACGCTGGACATGCTGTCCTCCCCCTTTATCGCAGTGAGCGCAAGGAAATGTCGTTTGATGAGCCGGTCATAGAAACCCTTGCCCCTTGCGGTGAGGAAATACAGGCTGTTGTCATCACTGTCCATCATGTCGATGGCTGCCGTAACGGGTAACCCTTCGTCATCAACCGTTGCTGCAATCGTCGTATGGATCACTTTTGAAATATATGCAAGATAGTCTCTTGTCTCCATCATTCAATCCTCCTTCGCAGCAAGATATTTACCCAGTTCTTTGCCAAGCGTTCGAGCAATACTGATGCTTTGTCCGGGCAAAGAAGTGGTGTACGCTGTCCCAAATCGACAGCCGCCGCGGTTCCCATGTGTGAATAGTCTGTGATATTGTCTTAGAGAATAATCTTGGAAATTGTCCCGCCGTCCGCCATGATGAACATCAGTTTGTTATGATGGACGGAAGGAGGATTCCTGTATATGAGAAAGGTATCGCTGCGAATGAACGAGGAATACTGCTCTGCATCATCCGGGCCGTAAAAATAATCGAAACTCATGTCGCTCCTCCGTATGTATCGGCAATAAAAAAAGATGTTTACCTGAATCCCCGAAGGGAAACAAATAAACGTCTTACTGCCTGTACCTGTCATTCAGCTCTCTTGTTCGTGATTACAGTTTGGAGAGAATCTCTCCAATGTCTCCGTTGATGCAGATGGATTTCTCTTTGATCTCATCCGGAGCAAATGCCTGTCCGTAATTCAGACAAGCATAAGTGGCATCCGGCCATTCTTCCGTCATCTGCCAGAATGGCACTTTAAAAATAATTGGCGTATTGAAGCCAGTGCCGGCATCCAGGAAGAGAACTTTCATGTTCTTATGCCGTCTAAGGAATTCCGAATACCGTTCCGCCGCCGCATACCAGCCTTCGTCCTGGACGAAAGTATCGTCCGCACGAAGGTTCATCGTCATATCCGATCCATCATCCGGGCACTTCGGAATCAGATCCGTCGGGATACGCATCTTCAATTCTCCATCCGCCGGAACCTGGAACACACCGTCCGCATCTCTGACAAAATCTTGTGATTCCATTGCCTTCATGACCCATTCTTCGTTGTCATAGGTCTTTTGAAGCCTGTGATTTACACTCTGGAACAGGCCATAATCGCCCTGCGTATAGTAGAGCCGTTTTTTATCAAAGCCTGCTGCCTGGAACCGATGATCCACATTTGTGGTAATCACGAAGTAATCCTTGTCCTTAACCAGGTTCAGCAGCTCCTGATATACGGGCTTAGATGTGTCGACATAGCGATTATAGTAAATATGCCTGGCCCATCAGGCCCAGCGCGTTTCATCATCCGGGAAAGGATAGAAGCCGCCGGAATACATGTCACTGATCCCGAATCGCTCAGCAAAGTCGTAAAAGTATTTATCAAAGCGTTCTCCGCTGTAAGTGAAGCCGGCTGATGTAGAAAGACCGGCGCCAGCTCCGATGATCACTGCTTCGGCATCCAGAAGCGCCTTCTTCAGCTTGCTGATTCCGTCCGGCGTGTCATACGGACGAATGTATACCTGCCCTCTCATGCCGCACACCGCCTTTCCTCAGCTCTGTAACGGGGTAATCGTGAAGCGCCCGAACGCCATCGTAAAGTATCCAACCTCTTTTGTGAAATAACCATATCCTGCCGCTTATCCATTTTTGTGTGCAATAAACCTGTTTCCTGCGTGTTATACCCGATCCCCAGTTCCCAATACAGCGTTTTCGCCATCCTCCGTTTCTCCAGAAAAAGTTCGTAGCGCCGCGACGCCGCGTACCAGCCGGCGTCCTGAACGAAGCGGGCGTCAACGCGTAAATTCGTCGTCATCATCCTCCCGTCATCCGGGCAAATCGGCGCCAGATCAGCAGGAATCTCCATCCGGATCGCCCGATCGTCCGGAAGCGTCAGCGAACCGTCCGCGGCGATCGAGAATCCCTGAGCCAGGACCATTTCACGAATCGCCGTCTCGTTCTCATACGTCTTCCCAGCCGATCGGCCCGACGGAAGCGAGCTCTGGAAAAGCCCATAATCCCCCTGCGTATAATACAACCGCCGCTTGTCAAATCCCGACCCCGCACCAATGACGACCGAATCAGCCGCGTCAAGCGCCATTTTCAGCCGCTCTGTTTCACGGGCTATTCGACCGCTGGAAGCCTCCGGCGCGCT includes:
- a CDS encoding (4Fe-4S)-binding protein, with amino-acid sequence METRDYLAYISKVIHTTIAATVDDEGLPVTAAIDMMDSDDNSLYFLTARGKGFYDRLIKRHFLALTAIKGEDSMSSVAVSVRGKVRELGYDKIPELFEKNPYMHEIYPTEESMHALSAFQIYEGTGEWFDLSKKPIERASFTFGGTEKKQEGFFITDTCIGCGRCAAVCPQNCIITDSIPHVIEQEHCLHCGNCMEVCPVAAVERRQLCGG